Proteins encoded within one genomic window of Formosa agariphila KMM 3901:
- the folK gene encoding 2-amino-4-hydroxy-6-hydroxymethyldihydropteridine diphosphokinase: MAKYVYISIGSNKGDKFQNLQSAVNRMFDRVGTVENISKVYTSPAFGFESDPFLNACLIVKTELESDEVMQSLLDIETELGRTRTEGASYEARIIDLDVIFIEDEIINTELLNVPHPEMQKRKFVLLPFNDIASKFEHPILKQSVNSLLEVCEDTSVLTPIPQKLVNPITRFNFSHQNFIAIEGNIGAGKTSLATKMSEDFNAKLVLERFADNPFLPKFYEDAPRYAFPLEMSFLADRYQQISDDLSQLDLFKDFIVSDYDVFKSLIFSRITLQEDEFKLYRKLFYIMYKEIAKPDLYIYLYQNTERLQQNIKKRGRDYEQHIQDDYLNKINLGYLEFLKNQTELKVKIIDISDMDFVANRADYLAVLEQINA; this comes from the coding sequence ATGGCAAAATACGTTTACATATCTATAGGAAGCAATAAAGGAGACAAGTTTCAGAATTTACAATCGGCTGTAAATCGCATGTTCGACCGTGTGGGTACAGTAGAAAATATTTCGAAAGTATATACATCGCCTGCTTTTGGTTTTGAAAGTGACCCTTTTTTAAATGCGTGTTTAATTGTTAAAACCGAGCTTGAATCCGACGAGGTCATGCAGTCCTTATTAGATATTGAAACAGAATTAGGTCGTACACGAACAGAAGGTGCGAGTTACGAAGCTCGTATAATTGATTTGGATGTTATCTTTATTGAAGATGAAATTATAAATACCGAATTACTAAACGTTCCGCATCCAGAAATGCAAAAACGCAAATTTGTACTATTACCTTTCAACGATATTGCCTCGAAATTTGAACATCCTATTTTAAAGCAATCGGTGAATTCGTTATTAGAGGTTTGTGAAGATACAAGCGTATTAACTCCAATACCTCAGAAGTTAGTAAATCCGATTACACGTTTTAATTTTTCTCATCAAAATTTTATTGCTATTGAAGGAAATATTGGTGCAGGGAAAACAAGTTTGGCAACTAAAATGTCTGAAGATTTTAATGCCAAGTTGGTTTTAGAGCGTTTTGCCGACAATCCATTTTTACCAAAATTTTACGAAGATGCACCACGATATGCGTTTCCTTTAGAAATGTCTTTTTTGGCAGACCGTTATCAGCAAATTTCAGACGATTTATCTCAGTTAGATTTATTCAAAGACTTTATTGTAAGCGATTACGATGTGTTTAAATCTTTAATTTTCTCAAGAATTACTCTGCAAGAAGACGAGTTTAAACTCTACAGAAAGTTGTTCTATATTATGTATAAAGAAATCGCGAAACCGGATTTGTACATTTATTTATATCAAAATACAGAGCGTCTTCAGCAAAATATTAAAAAACGTGGTCGCGATTACGAGCAACACATTCAAGACGATTATCTTAATAAAATCAATCTAGGTTACCTTGAGTTCTTAAAGAATCAAACGGAATTAAAAGTCAAAATTATCGATATTTCCGATATGGATTTTGTAGCCAATCGCGCCGATTATTTGGCTGTTTTAGAACAAATTAATGCTTAA
- a CDS encoding RNA methyltransferase, whose protein sequence is MRKLKNSELDRLSVEDFKGTKKTPLIIVLDNIRSLNNIGSVFRTSDAFLIEKIYLCGITATPPHKDIHKTALGSTETVAWEYAEHTLDVVEKLQAEHVKVLSIEQAENATMLDTFTPEADTTYALVFGNEVKGVAQDVVSKSDMVIEIPQFGTKHSLNISVSAGVLIWDVFSKMKALN, encoded by the coding sequence ATGCGTAAATTAAAAAATAGCGAGTTAGATAGATTAAGTGTTGAAGATTTTAAAGGCACTAAAAAAACACCGCTTATTATAGTCTTAGACAACATTAGAAGTTTAAATAATATTGGTTCTGTATTTAGAACGAGTGATGCGTTTTTGATTGAAAAAATTTACCTCTGTGGCATTACCGCAACGCCACCACATAAAGACATACACAAAACAGCTTTAGGAAGTACAGAAACTGTAGCTTGGGAATATGCTGAACACACATTAGATGTGGTTGAAAAATTACAAGCTGAACATGTAAAAGTTTTAAGTATTGAACAAGCCGAAAACGCCACCATGCTTGATACCTTTACTCCAGAAGCAGACACTACTTACGCCTTAGTCTTTGGAAACGAAGTAAAAGGTGTGGCTCAAGATGTTGTTTCTAAAAGCGATATGGTGATTGAAATTCCGCAATTCGGGACCAAGCATTCTTTAAACATTTCGGTAAGTGCAGGTGTTTTAATTTGGGATGTATTCAGTAAAATGAAGGCTCTTAATTAA
- the mutS gene encoding DNA mismatch repair protein MutS: protein MAKKTKKETPLMKQYNAIKAKYPDALLLFRVGDFYETFGSDAVKTAGILDITLTKRGAGSESEIELAGFPHHSINTYLPKLVKAGERVAICDQLEDPKQTKTIVKRGVTELITPGVSLNDEVLKSKSNNFLCAVHFGKTHIGISFLDISTGEFLTSQGNEEYIDKLLQNFNPSEILVSKQKRNLFKSAFGDDYHVFHLEDWVYQTDYTNETLLKHFNTKTLKGFGVENLEEGIIASGSVLHYLGETQHNKLEHITSISRIAEDDYVWMDRFTMRNLELYNSTNNNAITLLHIIDKTISPMGGRLLKRWLALPLKDAEKVKQRHEVVDFLTKEQDTHQKTRQHIKHIGDLERLISKVATAKVSPREVIQLKNSLEAIVPIKALASQSSNDALKIIGDKIQSCDVLREKIKQTLNEEAPVNVLKGHTIAEGFSAELDELRGLSTSGKNYLDAMLERECERTGITSLKIASNNVFGYYIEVRNTHKDKVPEEWIRKQTLVSAERYITEELKEYEAKILGAEERILAIEQKLFADLVSWMSQYIKPVQQNAFLIGQLDCLCGFAQLATDNNYVYPVLDDTFDLEIVEGRHPVIEKQLPIGEPYIANDVFLDRSSQQIIMITGPNMSGKSAILRQTALIVLLAQIGSFVPAKSARIGIVDKIFTRVGASDNISMGESTFMVEMNETASILNNMSERSLVLLDEIGRGTSTYDGISIAWAISEYLHEHPAKAKTLFATHYHELNEMTETFPRIKNFNVSVKELKDNVLFLRKLVEGGSEHSFGIHVAKMAGMPQQVLHRANTILKKLEKSHSSEELTDKVKTLSDDLQLSFFNLDDPLLENIKEEIINTDIDTLTPVEALMKLNEIKRMLIKPSKTVKS, encoded by the coding sequence TTGGCAAAAAAAACGAAAAAAGAAACGCCGTTAATGAAACAGTATAATGCGATTAAAGCAAAGTATCCAGATGCTTTGTTGCTATTTCGTGTAGGCGATTTTTATGAAACCTTTGGTTCAGACGCGGTTAAGACTGCGGGAATTTTAGATATTACGCTTACCAAACGTGGTGCAGGAAGCGAAAGTGAGATAGAATTGGCTGGATTTCCGCATCATTCTATAAACACCTATTTACCAAAATTGGTTAAAGCTGGCGAACGTGTTGCAATTTGCGACCAGTTAGAAGACCCAAAGCAAACTAAAACCATTGTAAAACGTGGCGTTACAGAATTAATTACGCCAGGTGTATCGCTTAACGATGAGGTGTTGAAATCGAAATCGAATAACTTTTTGTGTGCGGTACATTTTGGAAAAACGCATATCGGAATTTCATTTTTAGACATTTCTACGGGGGAGTTTCTAACCTCGCAAGGAAATGAAGAATACATCGATAAGTTACTTCAGAATTTTAATCCGAGTGAAATATTAGTATCTAAGCAAAAACGTAATCTGTTTAAAAGTGCTTTTGGAGACGATTATCATGTGTTTCATTTAGAAGATTGGGTATATCAAACTGATTATACCAATGAAACCTTATTGAAACATTTCAACACAAAAACATTAAAAGGATTTGGTGTTGAAAATTTAGAAGAAGGGATTATTGCTTCGGGTTCTGTGTTGCATTATTTAGGCGAAACACAGCACAATAAATTAGAACATATTACCTCTATTTCGCGTATTGCAGAAGATGATTATGTTTGGATGGACCGTTTTACCATGCGTAATTTAGAGTTGTATAATTCTACCAATAACAATGCGATTACCTTACTACATATTATAGATAAAACCATTTCGCCAATGGGCGGACGTTTACTAAAACGATGGTTAGCACTGCCGTTAAAAGATGCTGAGAAAGTTAAACAACGTCATGAGGTAGTCGATTTCTTAACTAAAGAACAAGACACACATCAAAAAACGCGTCAGCATATAAAACACATAGGCGATTTAGAACGTTTAATTTCAAAAGTGGCTACTGCAAAAGTGAGTCCGCGTGAGGTTATTCAGCTTAAAAATTCACTAGAAGCCATTGTACCGATAAAAGCATTAGCGTCTCAATCGAGTAACGATGCCTTGAAAATTATAGGTGATAAAATACAAAGTTGCGATGTGTTACGTGAGAAAATTAAGCAGACTTTAAATGAAGAAGCACCGGTTAATGTCTTAAAAGGACATACGATTGCTGAAGGATTTTCGGCCGAGTTAGACGAGCTTCGTGGCTTATCAACCTCAGGGAAAAATTATTTAGATGCTATGTTGGAGCGTGAATGCGAGCGCACGGGGATAACATCTTTAAAAATTGCGTCTAACAACGTCTTTGGTTATTATATAGAAGTTAGAAACACACATAAAGATAAAGTTCCGGAAGAGTGGATTAGAAAACAAACCTTGGTTAGTGCGGAGCGTTACATTACTGAAGAATTAAAAGAATACGAAGCCAAAATTTTAGGAGCAGAAGAACGTATTTTAGCTATTGAACAAAAACTGTTTGCCGATTTAGTATCGTGGATGAGTCAGTATATTAAACCTGTTCAGCAAAATGCATTTTTAATTGGGCAATTAGATTGTTTGTGCGGATTTGCACAATTGGCAACCGATAATAATTATGTGTATCCAGTTTTAGATGACACATTCGATTTAGAAATTGTTGAAGGGCGTCACCCCGTAATTGAAAAGCAATTACCAATAGGCGAACCTTATATAGCTAACGATGTATTTTTAGACCGCTCGTCTCAGCAAATTATCATGATTACTGGGCCAAACATGTCGGGTAAATCGGCAATTTTACGTCAGACGGCACTTATTGTATTACTTGCTCAAATCGGGAGTTTTGTGCCTGCTAAATCTGCTAGAATTGGTATAGTCGATAAGATATTTACTAGAGTAGGTGCGAGCGATAATATTTCGATGGGTGAATCGACATTTATGGTCGAGATGAATGAAACGGCTTCTATTCTAAATAATATGTCGGAACGTAGTTTGGTTTTGCTAGACGAAATCGGACGAGGAACCAGTACTTACGATGGGATTTCTATTGCTTGGGCGATTAGCGAATATTTACACGAGCATCCTGCAAAAGCAAAAACACTGTTTGCCACGCATTATCACGAACTAAACGAAATGACCGAAACGTTCCCTAGAATCAAGAACTTTAACGTCTCGGTAAAAGAATTAAAAGACAATGTCTTATTTTTACGTAAATTGGTAGAAGGTGGTAGCGAGCACAGTTTTGGTATACATGTGGCTAAAATGGCTGGAATGCCACAACAAGTATTGCATCGAGCAAATACGATTTTAAAGAAGTTAGAGAAATCGCATTCTAGCGAAGAACTTACAGATAAGGTAAAAACCTTGTCGGACGATTTACAGTTAAGTTTCTTTAATCTAGACGATCCACTTTTAGAAAATATTAAAGAGGAAATTATAAATACAGATATCGATACGTTAACGCCGGTTGAAGCATTAATGAAGCTGAATGAAATAAAACGTATGCTGATTAAACCCAGTAAAACGGTAAAAAGTTAA
- a CDS encoding patatin-like phospholipase family protein translates to MSSTLSQAQEQEKPKVALVLSGGGALGIAHIPTLQKLDSLGIVPDLIVGTSMGSIVGALYSVGYTGDEIAAISKSADWDALFSGKSAITSVSNEEKSEFGRYSIGFEVIDKKPKPVIAILNDQNLRDFFGQLTFPVYNITKFDDYPIPFRAMATDIVNGQQVVLDQGSLTTAMRASMSIPGVFKPVDYENTLLVDGGVLNNFPVDIAKKLGADIIIGSEVSGGLQTKDQLGSLENLLFQTGMLSSNLLVAKHKKECDILLDHVPNLKYTPGDFDKSNIIYEEGKKAVKDNEDLLVALAKKLKPFKQRSHAMPVQKKHVTLDTIVYKGISKNNLRLVTTRSGLKEKEEYTVEEAENHINRILGTNLFNSISANPIIDGDKTGLEIIAVEKAHNQVKLAAHFDDFRGVGLLVNYTGRNIIGSSSRFLVTLDIAEQPKFKVQYQKIYGENKNWWFRSELFGQKLDQDIYIRGEAADEMNYKYLQFDNEINRNINTLKSYVGIGLNYQLTSLTPDADPEIINNILNIVDYKFNTTEVYGHYIYNTINQVFYPTDGLYLEAKIGRALANNAELNFYDNTLNEDQSGHTNGFTKFRVNFKKVQNFNNKLSLILGADMAFTFLDKMKNSDLSFQDIGYGANYYLGGNLKRPRKDDLVFYGLLEDELPVTQFMGLDIALQYEFLNKLFFTPHLNIATVGFGNFKDYSKDAFSPNAEWQDSLDPSSLVSVGTKLSYNSMIGPIDLDFTWVNSTEKFRLFFGIGIPLGE, encoded by the coding sequence TTGTCATCTACTTTAAGTCAGGCTCAGGAACAAGAAAAACCTAAAGTCGCCCTCGTTTTAAGTGGTGGTGGTGCACTTGGTATTGCACATATACCAACCTTACAAAAATTAGACTCGCTTGGCATTGTACCCGATTTAATAGTAGGAACAAGTATGGGAAGTATTGTTGGAGCACTGTATTCTGTAGGCTACACTGGCGACGAAATTGCTGCCATTTCTAAAAGCGCTGATTGGGATGCTCTTTTTAGTGGAAAGTCGGCTATTACAAGTGTGAGTAATGAAGAAAAAAGTGAATTTGGACGTTATTCTATAGGTTTTGAGGTGATTGATAAAAAACCAAAACCCGTAATTGCCATATTAAATGATCAGAACTTAAGAGATTTTTTCGGGCAACTCACCTTTCCAGTTTATAATATTACAAAATTCGACGATTACCCTATTCCGTTTAGAGCTATGGCAACAGATATAGTAAACGGACAACAAGTTGTTTTAGATCAAGGTTCATTAACAACAGCCATGCGAGCAAGTATGTCCATTCCTGGTGTATTTAAACCCGTAGATTACGAAAACACCTTACTTGTAGATGGTGGGGTATTAAACAATTTCCCTGTAGATATTGCAAAAAAATTGGGTGCAGATATTATTATAGGAAGTGAAGTCAGTGGTGGATTACAAACAAAAGACCAATTAGGAAGTTTAGAAAATTTACTCTTCCAAACCGGAATGCTTTCAAGCAATTTACTTGTTGCAAAACATAAAAAAGAATGCGACATCTTATTAGACCATGTTCCAAACCTAAAATATACCCCAGGAGATTTTGACAAGAGTAATATTATTTATGAAGAAGGCAAGAAGGCCGTAAAAGATAATGAGGACCTACTTGTAGCGCTCGCAAAAAAACTAAAACCGTTTAAACAGCGATCGCACGCTATGCCAGTTCAGAAGAAACATGTTACACTAGATACTATTGTTTACAAAGGAATTAGCAAAAACAATTTAAGATTAGTAACCACTAGATCTGGTTTAAAGGAAAAAGAAGAATACACTGTTGAAGAAGCAGAAAATCATATAAATAGAATTTTAGGAACAAATTTATTCAACTCTATTTCTGCAAATCCAATTATTGATGGGGATAAAACAGGTCTAGAAATTATTGCTGTAGAAAAGGCGCATAATCAAGTAAAATTAGCAGCTCACTTCGACGACTTTAGAGGTGTTGGCTTACTGGTAAATTATACAGGACGCAATATAATAGGGTCTTCTTCTCGGTTTTTAGTTACCCTAGATATAGCAGAGCAGCCAAAGTTTAAAGTGCAATACCAAAAAATTTATGGTGAAAACAAAAACTGGTGGTTTAGATCCGAACTCTTTGGTCAAAAATTAGATCAAGACATTTATATACGTGGAGAAGCTGCCGACGAAATGAACTACAAATATCTACAATTCGACAACGAAATTAATCGCAACATCAACACCCTAAAAAGTTATGTAGGTATTGGACTAAATTACCAACTTACCAGTCTTACACCCGATGCCGATCCAGAAATCATAAATAACATTTTAAATATTGTCGATTATAAATTCAATACAACAGAGGTATATGGACATTATATTTACAACACCATAAACCAAGTATTTTATCCAACAGACGGACTTTATCTAGAAGCTAAAATAGGACGTGCGTTAGCCAATAATGCTGAATTAAACTTCTACGACAACACTTTAAACGAAGACCAATCGGGGCACACTAACGGGTTTACAAAATTTCGTGTGAATTTTAAAAAAGTACAAAACTTTAATAATAAACTCTCTTTAATATTAGGTGCAGACATGGCCTTTACCTTTTTAGATAAAATGAAAAATAGTGATTTATCTTTTCAAGATATAGGGTACGGAGCGAATTACTATTTGGGCGGCAATTTAAAACGACCAAGAAAAGACGATTTAGTGTTTTATGGCTTATTAGAAGACGAACTTCCTGTAACTCAATTCATGGGTTTAGATATCGCGTTACAATATGAGTTTCTAAATAAATTATTTTTTACACCTCACTTAAATATAGCAACAGTAGGTTTCGGAAACTTTAAAGATTATTCAAAAGATGCCTTTTCGCCAAATGCAGAATGGCAAGATAGTTTAGATCCAAGTAGCTTGGTCTCTGTTGGAACAAAATTATCATATAATTCTATGATTGGCCCGATAGATTTAGATTTTACTTGGGTAAATAGTACAGAAAAATTTCGTTTATTTTTTGGGATTGGTATTCCTTTAGGTGAGTAA
- a CDS encoding penicillin-binding protein 1A, translating into MKKKIQNKKRRWLKIVLKLVILGVILVFGFVGSIYFGLWGKVPSRTDLVDLKQAEASLILDHNEELLGKYFVFDRSIVSFNDLPEYLVNGLVATEDARFFEHDGIDYKSFLRVFFKSVLLQDDSSGGGSTITQQLAKNLFGRKQYWILSMPINKIKEMIVATRIEDVYDKKDIITLYLNTVPFSENTFGIESAAQRFFNTTTSELTLSESSTLVGTLKANHSYNPRLFPERSQFRRDVVLQQMQKYGYIDEAARLKVSNQPIEIDYHKFTYNEGLAPYFRENVRKQMTHILDSINDATGSTYDLYKDGLKITTTLDNTMQEYAEQGMSKHMERLQNQFEKGYGSNAPWIKDEVMITELTKKLPEYKRLQKTKLSDSQIMDSLRKKSKKPLFTYQGDTIVSVSTIDSLKHYLKFLNAGFVALEPKTGAIRAYVGGVNFEYFKYDHVSMGKRQVGSTFKPFVYTAALESGMDPCTYISVKEVTYTNEDDWTPSNASGDEVDPYMNYSLEKALSQSVNTIAVKVLDQVGIPNVVNQARKMGVTSDLPDVPSLALGTAELSLMELTAAYTSYVNESVPSKPYFIEKIEDKSGKILYEYKASKPMQPAFSDNTRQTMIEFMKATVDEGTAKRIRSTYGISNNMAGKTGTTQDNRDGWFMGITPDLVMGSWVGNDDHRIGFSNTSIGQGANSALPIVANFISALNKNSDFNSITHAKFETPSAIVLEALDCNPDKRDGFFKRLFGKKKKEKAFGE; encoded by the coding sequence TTGAAAAAAAAGATTCAAAATAAAAAAAGACGTTGGTTAAAGATTGTTCTGAAATTAGTGATTTTAGGTGTAATTCTGGTATTTGGTTTTGTGGGGAGTATTTATTTCGGGTTATGGGGTAAGGTTCCTTCTCGGACAGATTTAGTTGATTTAAAACAAGCTGAAGCAAGTCTTATTTTAGATCATAACGAAGAATTACTCGGTAAGTATTTTGTTTTCGATAGAAGTATTGTCAGTTTTAACGACTTGCCAGAATATCTAGTTAATGGATTAGTCGCTACAGAAGATGCTCGTTTTTTTGAACATGACGGTATTGATTATAAAAGTTTTTTGAGAGTCTTCTTTAAAAGCGTGTTACTTCAAGACGATTCTTCTGGAGGAGGTAGTACTATCACTCAGCAATTGGCAAAAAATCTCTTCGGAAGAAAACAGTATTGGATACTTTCTATGCCTATAAATAAAATTAAGGAGATGATAGTTGCTACGCGTATTGAAGATGTTTACGATAAAAAGGATATTATTACCTTGTATTTAAACACGGTGCCTTTTAGTGAAAATACCTTTGGAATTGAAAGTGCAGCGCAACGTTTTTTTAATACAACAACTAGCGAACTTACCTTGTCGGAATCGTCTACTTTGGTTGGAACCTTAAAAGCAAATCACAGTTACAACCCAAGATTATTTCCAGAACGCAGTCAGTTTCGTCGAGATGTGGTCTTACAGCAAATGCAGAAATACGGATATATTGATGAAGCTGCGCGACTTAAAGTTAGTAACCAGCCTATAGAAATCGATTATCATAAATTTACTTATAATGAAGGTTTAGCTCCTTATTTTCGAGAAAACGTTCGTAAACAAATGACACATATTTTAGATAGCATAAATGATGCTACTGGCAGTACGTACGATTTGTATAAAGATGGTTTGAAAATTACAACGACTTTAGATAATACCATGCAGGAGTATGCAGAACAGGGCATGAGTAAGCATATGGAACGTTTACAAAACCAGTTCGAGAAAGGATATGGTAGCAATGCACCTTGGATTAAAGATGAGGTTATGATTACCGAATTAACTAAGAAACTACCTGAATATAAACGTTTGCAAAAAACTAAGTTATCAGACTCTCAAATCATGGATTCTTTACGTAAAAAGAGTAAGAAGCCATTATTTACTTATCAAGGAGACACTATTGTTTCTGTATCGACTATAGATAGTTTGAAGCACTATTTAAAATTTCTAAATGCTGGATTTGTTGCATTGGAGCCTAAAACGGGTGCTATAAGAGCATATGTTGGAGGTGTAAATTTCGAGTATTTTAAATATGATCATGTATCTATGGGAAAACGACAAGTGGGGTCTACATTTAAACCTTTTGTATATACGGCAGCATTAGAATCAGGAATGGATCCATGTACTTACATTTCGGTTAAAGAAGTTACCTATACTAACGAAGACGATTGGACACCATCTAATGCCTCTGGAGATGAGGTTGATCCATACATGAATTATTCATTAGAAAAAGCATTGAGCCAATCTGTAAATACTATTGCTGTAAAAGTGCTAGATCAAGTAGGAATTCCAAATGTAGTTAATCAAGCAAGAAAAATGGGGGTTACTTCAGATTTACCAGATGTTCCCTCGTTAGCATTAGGTACAGCAGAATTATCTTTAATGGAGTTAACCGCTGCTTATACCAGTTATGTGAACGAAAGTGTACCGTCTAAACCTTATTTTATCGAAAAAATAGAAGATAAATCTGGTAAGATTTTGTACGAGTACAAGGCTTCTAAACCTATGCAGCCTGCATTTAGTGATAACACCAGGCAGACTATGATTGAGTTTATGAAAGCAACGGTTGACGAAGGTACGGCAAAACGTATACGTTCAACGTATGGTATATCGAACAACATGGCTGGAAAAACAGGAACAACACAAGATAATAGAGATGGTTGGTTTATGGGGATTACTCCAGATTTAGTAATGGGCTCTTGGGTTGGGAACGACGATCATCGAATAGGGTTTAGTAATACGTCTATTGGTCAAGGTGCTAATTCAGCCTTGCCAATTGTTGCTAATTTTATTTCAGCATTAAACAAAAACAGTGATTTTAATAGTATTACACATGCGAAATTTGAAACACCTTCTGCCATTGTTTTAGAAGCTTTAGATTGTAATCCAGATAAACGAGACGGATTTTTTAAACGTCTTTTTGGGAAGAAGAAGAAAGAGAAAGCATTTGGAGAATAG
- the mgrA gene encoding L-glyceraldehyde 3-phosphate reductase: MYEANENRYNNMSYRRCGKSGMVLPPISLGLWHNFGDVDVLENGKQMLHTAFDNGITHFDLANNYGPPPGSAERNFGKILKDSFLPYRDELIISTKAGYKMWPGPYGDWGSKKYLVSSLDQSLKRMGLEYVDVFYHHRPDPNTPLEETMSTLDLLVKQGKALYVGLSNYGAEETIKASKILNELGTPCLIHQPRYSMFDRWVENGLLDVLGNEGIGAIAFSPLAQGVLTSKYIKGIPEDSRAAKSTGFLQKESVTEVVISKVKKLDAIAQERNQSLAQMAVAWLLKDDRITSVLVGVSSEKQLLDNLGALNNLEFSASELEKIEIILKDQ, encoded by the coding sequence ATGTACGAAGCAAACGAGAATAGATATAACAACATGTCTTACAGAAGATGTGGAAAAAGTGGCATGGTGCTACCTCCAATTTCATTGGGGTTATGGCATAATTTCGGCGATGTAGATGTTTTAGAAAACGGTAAACAAATGTTACATACCGCTTTCGATAATGGAATTACACATTTCGATTTAGCTAATAATTACGGTCCGCCTCCTGGAAGTGCAGAACGCAATTTTGGAAAAATTTTAAAAGATAGTTTTTTACCGTATCGAGACGAATTAATAATCTCGACAAAAGCAGGTTATAAAATGTGGCCTGGTCCTTATGGCGATTGGGGGTCTAAAAAATATTTGGTGTCTAGTTTAGATCAAAGTCTAAAACGTATGGGTTTAGAGTATGTAGATGTGTTTTATCATCATCGTCCAGACCCTAATACACCTTTAGAAGAAACAATGTCTACTTTAGATTTACTTGTTAAACAAGGAAAGGCTTTATATGTTGGGCTTTCTAATTACGGCGCCGAAGAGACTATTAAAGCATCTAAAATTTTAAATGAATTAGGGACACCATGTTTAATACATCAACCACGTTATAGTATGTTCGATCGCTGGGTCGAAAATGGTCTGCTAGATGTTTTAGGTAACGAAGGTATAGGTGCCATTGCATTTTCACCATTAGCTCAAGGCGTGTTAACTTCAAAATATATTAAAGGGATTCCAGAAGATTCTAGAGCAGCAAAATCTACAGGATTTCTTCAAAAAGAATCGGTAACCGAAGTCGTGATATCAAAAGTGAAAAAATTAGATGCTATTGCCCAGGAACGTAATCAGAGTTTAGCACAAATGGCTGTGGCGTGGCTGTTAAAAGACGACAGAATAACCTCTGTTTTAGTTGGTGTGAGTAGTGAAAAACAATTATTAGATAATTTAGGTGCTTTAAATAATTTAGAGTTTTCAGCTTCAGAATTAGAAAAAATTGAAATTATTTTAAAAGATCAATAG
- a CDS encoding GNAT family N-acetyltransferase, producing the protein MLSLVRTDANNKDFEALVKHLDSELAERDGEEHAFYNQFNKVTEIKYVVVAYQGDLAISCGAIKAYDDTTMEIKRMYTSEAFRGKGIASKVLAELEQWTSELSFKKCMLETGLKQPEAIKLYKKNGYNVIPNYGQYAEVENSVCFQKILK; encoded by the coding sequence ATGTTAAGCTTAGTAAGAACAGATGCTAATAATAAAGATTTTGAAGCATTGGTGAAACATTTAGATTCCGAGTTAGCAGAACGCGACGGCGAAGAACATGCATTTTATAATCAGTTTAATAAAGTGACTGAAATTAAATATGTTGTTGTTGCTTATCAAGGAGACTTAGCGATTAGTTGTGGTGCAATCAAGGCGTATGATGATACGACTATGGAAATTAAACGCATGTATACTTCTGAAGCTTTTCGCGGAAAAGGAATAGCCTCTAAAGTACTTGCCGAATTAGAACAGTGGACATCAGAATTATCGTTTAAAAAGTGTATGCTAGAAACAGGATTGAAACAACCTGAAGCTATAAAGCTTTACAAAAAAAATGGATATAACGTAATCCCTAATTATGGACAATATGCCGAAGTTGAAAATAGTGTATGTTTCCAGAAAATACTGAAGTAA